A single region of the Variovorax paradoxus genome encodes:
- a CDS encoding DUF2190 family protein, with the protein MKNFVQEGNVLDYTPGSAVASGAVVVIGARVGIAVADIAAGSTGALRVKGVVELAKLAADAPVQGALLYWDDANDRLTTTASGNTLAGYAAKAAGAGATTAWVHLNA; encoded by the coding sequence ATGAAGAATTTTGTTCAAGAAGGCAACGTGCTCGACTACACGCCGGGTTCGGCTGTGGCGTCGGGTGCCGTGGTGGTGATCGGCGCTCGCGTCGGTATCGCGGTCGCCGACATCGCGGCGGGCTCCACCGGCGCGCTGCGCGTCAAAGGCGTGGTCGAACTCGCCAAGCTGGCTGCCGACGCTCCGGTTCAGGGCGCGCTCCTGTATTGGGATGACGCGAACGACCGGCTCACGACCACCGCCAGCGGCAACACCCTGGCCGGCTACGCCGCCAAGGCCGCCGGCGCGGGTGCTACCACCGCTTGGGTCCACCTCAACGCCTGA